Proteins co-encoded in one Papaver somniferum cultivar HN1 chromosome 5, ASM357369v1, whole genome shotgun sequence genomic window:
- the LOC113279926 gene encoding pentatricopeptide repeat-containing protein At4g32450, mitochondrial-like, with the protein MERKRATIISIIPKVRNFCQSNLGFSYINSLNRVKTIRTVAAGRTDYQTQPTNNRYGLEGDDFQQTTYGGFQIQNHTPNAYRGNLRDYVHNNFQYNTNGYQNEPRKNQNSSYIHSNFAHNPNEVHNLEQNPYNSRGFERNLNGHYRGNYAPQGPNESSYRKHLLKANRNHQRIINRNYAVNSAEDEVKFKGTLEKMDGFCNEGNVKEALRVLNFLYQQGIEIGLPRCYQLLKVIGEVVAKEEAKLIHNHLMKTKLSSVTTVQNKVLEMYLKCG; encoded by the coding sequence ATGGAGAGGAAAAGAGCTACAATTATCAGTATAATACCTAAGGTCAGAAACTTCTGTCAATCAAATCTCGGTTTTAGTTACATTAATTCTTTGAATAGAGTTAAGACCATTAGGACTGTTGCTGCTGGAAGAACTGATTATCAAACTCAACCAACTAATAATCGGTATGGTTTAGAGGGGGATGATTTTCAGCAGACTACATATGgtgggtttcaaattcaaaaTCACACACCAAATGCTTACAGAGGTAATCTTAGGGACTATGTTCACAATAATTTCCAATACAACACTAATGGGTATCAAAATGAACCGCGGAAGAACCAAAATTCCTCGTATATTCATAGTAATTTCGCACACAACCCTAATGAGGTACATAACTTAGAACAAAACCCTTATAACTCCAGAGGTTTTGAACGGAATCTAAATGGTCATTATAGAGGGAATTATGCTCCACAGGGGCCAAATGAGTCCTCTTACAGAAAACATTTACTTAAAGCTAATAGGAATCATCAGCGCATTATCAATAGAAATTATGCAGTGAACAGTGCggaagatgaagttaagtttAAGGGTACTCTTGAGAAGATGGATGGTTTTTGTAATGAGGGAAATGTGAAGGAAGCTCTGAgagttttgaattttttatatCAACAGGGTATTGAAATTGGTTTGCCTCGGTGTTATCAGTTGTTGAAGGTTATTGGGGAAGTTGTTGCTAAAGAAGAGGCAAAATTGATTCATAATCATCTCATGAAGACAAAGCTCTCTTCGGTAACCACCGTACAGAATAAGGTATTAGAGATGTATTTGAAATGTGGTTAA
- the LOC113279927 gene encoding pentatricopeptide repeat-containing protein At2g25580-like, protein MFLGAFYACSTLCDITEGMLHFESMSKVFGIAPSMDHYVGVVKMLGSTGYLDEAFEFIENMPVEPSIDVWETLMNLCRLHGNLEIVDLCDSIVALLDPSRLNVESKEGLLPVNPSDYVIAEKNEKHPGKPLRLEDKVQQFRAGDTSEANSDELYALQTLSAHMKECGYIPELRFALHDVEDENKATILLFHSERLPLVSRLLSSPVRSQILIFKDLRTCGDCHNAFKIISTIVGRVIISRDTKRFHCFEKGKCSCDDFWHSILLASYIPAIQNNRHILVSLLVPVRSKAMSTTTSTAPPTTTIVKKKRAYRRNKCLDHDLIMEEILTKVPVKTLLRCATVTKIWYNSIPHL, encoded by the exons ATGTTTCTTGGGGCTTTTTACGCTTGTAGTACCCTTTGTGACATTACTGAAGGAATGTTGCACTTTGAGTCGATGAGTAAAGTTTTTGGTATTGCACCCTCCATGGATCATTATGTGGGTGTTGTGAAAATGTTGGGAAGTACAGGATACTTAGATGAGGCTTTCGAGTTCATTGAAAATATGCCAGTTGAACCAAGTATTGATGTTTGGGAAACTTTGATGAATCTTTGCAGACTTCATGGGAACCTGGAAATTGTGGACCTTTGTGATAGTATCGTTGCTCTCTTAGACCCCTCACGGTTAAATGTCGAATCGAAGGAAGGTCTTCTGCCAGTGAACCCCTCTGATTATGTCATAGCTGAGAAGAACGAAAAGCATCCAGGTAAACCTTTAAGATTAGAAGATAAGGTTCAACAGTTTCGGGCAGGGGATACATCCGAAGCAAATAGTGATGAATTATATGCCCTGCAGACGCTGAGTGCACATATGAAAGAGTGTGGTTATATACCTGAATTAAGGTTTGCATTGCATGATGTTGAGGATGAAAATAAAGCCACAATACTTCTTTTCCATAGTGAAAGGTTGCCATTGGTTTCTCGGCTCTTAAGTAGCCCTGTTCGCAGCCAAATTCTTATATTCAAGGATCTCAGAACTTGTGGGGATTGCCATAACGCATTTAAGATTATCTCAACGATTGTCGGAAGGGTAATCATCTCTCGTGACACCAAGCGGTTTCACTGTTTTGAAAAAGGAAAGTGTTCCTGCGACGACTTTTG GCACTCAATTTTGCTTGCATCATATATACCAGCAATCCAAAACAATAGACACATTCTAGTTAGCCTTCTTGTTCCTGTAAGAAGTAAAGCCATGTCCACCACCACCAGTActgcaccaccaacaacaacaatagtGAAGAAGAAAAGAGCATACAGAAGAAATAAGTGCCTTGATCATGATTTAATCATGGAGGAAATACTAACCAAGGTTCCAGTTAAAACACTGCTTCGTTGTGCCACAGTCACTAAAATCTGGTATAACTCTATTCCACATTTATGA